TTGAAAACCCAACAGCAGTCCAACAACATATACACCCGGttcacttggcttataagccatacttttttcgatcgacgaacagtatttttctctcacaacaaatcagccaacaatatttttagccatggcttatcagccaaccgaacatggcATACTCATCAACAGATTGATCAAGCAATTGTGTGCCGCTCATCAGAGAGGGAGCAGGCAGGCAGCAGCAATCATTAAGCTGCATGCGTGTTGCACACCATACCAGCAGTGTTAGCTACTGATCTGTTTTTTTCTCAACCATCGAAGATTGTCGATATCATCTATCATGCATCCATCAGTTGTGACCATGACAGTTACTGGTGGTGTCCTTATTACGTATTTTATATTCCCGCCATACAGTCCCCAATGACATAAGGGGAAATCAGAAGGAGACGAAGCATGGGTGAGTAAGGCAGTAGCATTCTAAGAAAAGCAACCCTGATTTTCTTCGCTGGAGACAAAGCCGTGATGCGAGCGAGAGTGACAGCAGCCGTCTCACCAATCATGCCAGGACACCTTCGCCGTGGTTCCCCACACTGACACGCACCACACGTCTAGCCTAGCTAATTGAAAAGACGAAAATTACAGTAGTAGAAATTCGTGGAAAGCTTCTAACAGTAATTAATCACTGATCGATCATGAACGAACTGGATAATTAAAGGAGGTGCAACAACAATCCTGTACAAAAatgcgtccgtccgtccgtcctgaGATAGATTTTCGTTTGCCCCTTTGCGGTACGTGATCTGATGAAGTGTTGGACCTAGTTTCCACGGATCTCGGGCCCGTGCTCCAGTGAATTTTTTTGGTCGTTGTTACATGTAGTCGCTCACGTCAAGGAGCTCAGACAGCTGCATGTTGAacagcgcggcggcggtggcgtcgtTGCTCGTGCTCGCGCTCGCGCCGCCGTAcgtcgtggtggtggaggtggtcgaGTGATTCAACCGCGCCACCGGGCTGGACGACGGTGTGGACACGCCGGAGCCgacgttgttgttgttgctgctgcttgtCACCGTGCTGCTCCACTGCTGCAGGTTCGACGGGTCGGCCTGCACCATCTGCATCAGCGCCGGGACATCCAGGCTGTCGACATCGTAGCCCGTAGGCGGCTGCATGCTGTGGCAAGCCGCCGCGGCCATGTCCTGGGGCTGGTGTTGCGCCGCCGCGACCTGCTGCTGCAGCGTCGGGTTTGTGTGGACCAGGTCCGGCATTTGCTGGCACGCGGCTCCGGCCTGCTGCTGCATGAACTGTTcggcctgcggcggcggcggcgccacctGTTGCGCCATGGCAGCGGCCGCCTGCTGCGCCATCTGCGCCTGCAGGATCCACggcaggagctgctgctgctggtggtctCCGATCGCTGGAGCGGGCGGACCGGAGAGCAGGGTGGAGGCGAGGCGGAGGAGGTCCGGGTAGCTGGCGAGCGTCTCCAAGGCGCGGAGCGTGTCGAGGTCGGCCTGCGTGGGGTAGTAGGCGGCGGCGGGCTTTAGGAGCGCGGAGAGGTCGAGGAGGTCGAGGCGCGGCGCGTGGGTGAC
Above is a genomic segment from Miscanthus floridulus cultivar M001 chromosome 3, ASM1932011v1, whole genome shotgun sequence containing:
- the LOC136546949 gene encoding transcription factor MYB102-like, whose product is MGRAPCCEKSGLKKGPWTPEEDEKLVAYIKKHGQGNWRTLPKNAGLARCGKSCRLRWTNYLRPDIKRGRFSFEEEETIIQLHSILGNKWSAIAARLPGRTDNEIKNYWNTHIRKRLLRMGIDPVTHAPRLDLLDLSALLKPAAAYYPTQADLDTLRALETLASYPDLLRLASTLLSGPPAPAIGDHQQQQLLPWILQAQMAQQAAAAMAQQVAPPPPQAEQFMQQQAGAACQQMPDLVHTNPTLQQQVAAAQHQPQDMAAAACHSMQPPTGYDVDSLDVPALMQMVQADPSNLQQWSSTVTSSSNNNNVGSGVSTPSSSPVARLNHSTTSTTTTYGGASASTSNDATAAALFNMQLSELLDVSDYM